A window of Nicotiana sylvestris chromosome 8, ASM39365v2, whole genome shotgun sequence genomic DNA:
ttatGAAGAAACACACGGATAATGTCTATTACGATCTTAAATCTTCAAATGGGCCCGTTGATTTGTACTTTGGAATTTAGGGTTCGTCCTTTTGATCTAAATTTCGAGGAGATTCAGGGGGATTTGAAACAAACGGAGTGGGGTTTTGAGATGAGGGGAGTGAGGAGGTCATGGGATGTAATTTTGGTGGGGATTGGAGGAGGTGCCTCCACCCTAAGGCGGTGGGAAATggtggcggctctagggttctaAGGGGTGTTCTGAGAGAGTGTGTATGAGAGAGACGAGAGACTGGGGGGATTAACACATTTCAGACATTTTTATGTTAAATACCCATCCCCTTCCCACCCGTTAGATCAGATAATATAGACGACCCAGGTCGAGAATGACCAAACGAGGTCGTTTGGCTTAGTGGGGGGAAGGACCGGGTCAAGGCGTGGGTATTGGGTTGGGGTCTGGCCGGGTTTTGGTGGGTATTTAATTGGGCTAAGATAAAATCAATTAATCTGGCCTAAAGCTGAGTTCTTTCTTCattcctttctctctttttttctatttcaaatcaatatttccaAAAATTcctattcttcttcttttatttcttcaaaattacataaaaatgtaagttaaatcctaaaacctaattaacctattaaaaacactaattaaatctaaataataattatcaccatTAATTAAGAAAGCAAATTAACAGAAAActactcaaaaatcaaaattaaaattaaaattaaaagtgcaaattaactattttttttgtgatttccaattcttataaaacaactaatttaccacttaattcaaaaaataaaaaattaaatcctaacatgcaaatgcaacatttttttgtatttttcattcattaaataaaataaacatgcacagagaATATGCAAACAATTGACAGAAAATACCgcgaaaatccacaaaattgcaaacaatgaaaaaaattattttgttttgaatttatgggagtaattcatatagggcaaaaatcacgtgctcacacttgttatacaccattttaaatggttctgcggccaataatgctcagcattcactggctgcaactgcccactatatgtgtttaagtATACAACAATACTATATTGCTTATCAACGTACCGGGTTGCCATGAAACCTGTATGTTGAAAGCACTTCTTGGCATGGCATCTGAgcacgacatgtggtagatggaccatttttCATAAGAACACAACCTGCTGGCTTCATTTACGGTGTATGTATTACTCGCCCGATTTTGATGGATAGCGATGtgaacttcaaaaatatttcgcTCGTTGCAATACtataaaaatgaatgccaatgtgctcgcctctTGTATTTCTCAAATTTTTTCATTGGtgttggcataaattcaacacccctctccatcaattcTTATGCACCTTTATGCCTtgcaacaaacctctccgccatctatTTAAATGACATTCGCACCATGGGagtgacaggcaatccacgtgcagacttcaataacctgttgaaagactctgacacatttgtagtcagggttccccatcgtctgccaccatccgcatgcaatgTCCACTTGTCAAGCTCATGTCGCATCAACCAATGATAGGCTCtttcgtcttcttgcctgatcgATTCCATGCGCCTCCTGAATTTGCACTCCTGGTGATCAGTTGCATCCATCCACATTAAATAATGCTAGTCCTTGTTGCgatgtgccttctggaaattggcctttagGTGCTTCACACAGTAACAATGGTATGCAtatggttcctgccattcaggcaaatgctgtacagaacttaaaataccgaCATGCcaatcagatattagacaaatacctgaataTTGTATGACAACATGCTCCTTCAGgtggttcaaaaatagcgtccacgtctcttggatttcattggcacaaatagcaaaaGCTAGGGGAAATATTTGTCTATTAGCATCTACTGCAACGGCGATCAACAACTTAATATCATattttccatagacatgagtgtcgtctatggatattacggcaCAAAACCACAATTGTTGGCTTAAATGCCCAGAATACATATCTGAATATATATTATGGTATTTTCGGACTCCGCTCAAgtttccattcaacaacagtcccggggttaaagtgttgcaatgcagccatgtacctgggtagagatgcaaatgacttatcccatccaccataaataatttcaaacGCACGTTTGCGACCAAAAAATGCCTTTCTTTTGATAATGGTACATCCATATTTCTAGTGGACAAatgtaatacactctttgataTTGTACCTTATGGAGACTTCAATgtgtggaatcaagacaagagaactCAAGTCAACATTCAAGTTAAAGTGATTCCCACTAAATATGTCCATTTCACAATTGTGGGTGCCAGTATATTTACTCACAACCCAcatatttgttttcttcttcctcgCATGCAGCATCCAATTACAACCCGTAAATCATCTACGGCAAATAACCTTGTATACATCCGGGGATGACTCCCATACCATCATCTCACGGCATTCTTTTACGATGTACATTTTCACCTCCCTACTTAGGCACGCTTTATCAGGATATCGCTACTAAAGCATGGAAATTCGCAACTAAAACCATTTAGTAGTGATATTCCGGTCGCTCCAAGTAACACCGTTACTGAATGTTACTTGTGACGACTCTTGGATGTCGCCACAAAAACATACATTTTGTGGCGATGTAACTTGCCACAACAAGTAAAGAAAACCTGCAACCACAAAGTAGATTTGAGGGTAGGTCGCCGCTGATGATGGGCTTTTAGCAAGCGACAATAGTCGCCACAAAAGGGATTACACCATTGGTTGTTCAGATCGCACAATAAGATTATGTTTAGTAGCAATATTGGTCGCCACAAATACTAATTTTTAGTGACAAAATTGGTCGCCCCTAAAACCTATTTATCCAACTGGTTCTACTCTTTAAAAATTATTAAGCTACAGCAATATTTTAAACTAATATTACACAAATTTATTAGAGCAATTCATTAATATTAAAAAGACACCATTAAAACTTCTACTATCAAACAGAATGATCAAGAaacattttattaaaaattcataaTAAATAGGAATTCTATACAtatgaaatgccaaaaagaaAAGCAACACAATTCAAATGTCTTCGAGCTCGTCCTTGGCTAGTTTCATTTCTTTTTGAAGAATATGACCTTAGACCGCAGCAACAAACTTTCATAAGATAATATTGTGCGGCTCCTTTTGTACAGTTTCATAGGAAGGCACAGTATTATCTTCAGCGTATTGGTTACTACCTACAAAAGAAATTTAGGGTGATTTGTTAGAAATTCAGATATCATGAAATGAAATGATGTAATCATGTCAATGTATTTTTAAATATTACGATAATAATGATGACTAGAATTATTTTCTTTCATGTGTAAGTGCTATCTATTAAAACTAATCAACACATATTAACAACAGATGGAAAATATAAGGAATTAAAACTTTCTCTACTGATTATTTACTAATCGTATTCTCTGTAAAAGAACAAACTTCCTAAATACCATATCATAGTGCACATTGATGGAAGTATAGTTTGAAAATATTAAGATTTGAAATAATTTCTCAGTTGATGGTATAAACATGAGTCATGTTTCACATTTCCAGATTGTCCTAATTTTCGCTATGTTCTCTCTATGTTCTCTCTATGTTTCTCATAAAAGGTGCTCTTCCAACTATAATTTACTAATTTTAAAGTGAAACTACTAGATAGTGAACTCCCACGTGCTAAAAGGTGAACGACATTCATGCAACGTGCATATTCTTTGCGCCTTAATACTAATTATTACAGATTAAGCAGCTAgatatactttttttttttaaaagcatACTTTCATAACAGTATCAACGAGTATGACAATTAGCCAACTACTGGTTGAAAGTAATACTTTTCTAAAAAAAGTTTTTAAGTAatttaaaaatttatatgtaCACTTATGAATAACAATTATCTTCAGAAAGTTTCTAATGAGAAAAATAAGAATAGAgtcaatacaaaaaaaaaaaaaaaaaaaaagaaaagaagaagaagaagagaaaactaACAATAGCAAGCAAACCTCTTGCGTTTCACGATAACGAACAAGGACTACATGTTCAAGAGTCCTGATAAATAGagcaattgggaaaatcataatcCATGGATGCGTTTTTTTTTATCTAACTACTAAAGTGTCATGATTCGGacttcccaccatcgggagttgtgatggtgcctacttGTGAAAGcgaggcaagccgagtattatataTCTTATTATCCTTTTTCTTAaccttttaacaattttaaatcaacatgcgatcaacatcgaaataataataataattaaagaaatgcggaagacgaaatctgATAACATAGTCAAATACTAGTACGAAGAATACAAAATAatctctacccagaactggtgtcacaatatcacggatcatctacgaatactacaaacagttgtctggaaagaaagatacaatctgtctctgaagtaaatgaaaacagaatataaggatagaaggggatgccaagacctgcggacgcctgcaaggctacctcgggtctccgctggactgaaggcagcaaccacTCTAAGGTTCAAAAGCTCcggtaccgaaatctgcacacagtgcagggtgtagtatcagcacaaccgaccccatgtgctggtaagtgtcgcgcctaacctcggcaaagtagtaacgagtctaggacaagactaccaaataaatctgtgcagttaaaACATATACGGCAAGTAATAATAACGGGAACTAGCAGGCAAAGATGGGAAAaggaacatgctgcgggggaatatcaagtaccaacagtaactccggagaaaagcataaagaacatttTAAAGTTCCAtcagtaagaataaggaaaacgtaacaaatcaatatccactgttattctttattgttgcggcgcgcaaacCGATCCAAATTATATAacactattgcagcgtgcaactcgatccaaatcatatatcactgttgcggcgtttAACCTGATCCAATCATATATCACTATTgcgatgtgcaacccgatccaatcatatctcactgttgtggcatgcaacccgacccctcctgtcctcccttattactccatgttgtggcatgcaacccgatcccatataatattattgcgtcgtgcaacccgatcccaatatacaattcaacaccaatcacaaaagaattccggcaagggaacaataaggaaaaacaatatcccggcaagggaatcaccAATGAGAATAAACACATCCCAGCAAAggaaccaacagtaagaattaaatatgtcccgacaagggaatccgctataaccaaacttgtaccaacatttaacttcacaaatgaaaccTCAACTGGAACCAATACTCAACTATAAACGATTACCACGAGAATaatctgtgatgacccaaaaggtcatcgcTTGATTTATGAGTAAATGgtgttctgaggccttagaaTCCTCCTTTTTTCATCACATTGagttgcgtgcgcagtccgagcgtatatccggaacgcttttatgtggaaatgttaatttggcctttaaaatttaatttaagttaacttcggtcaacattttgggtaaacggactcggatctgcgttccgacgatcccgggaggtccacagtaaaatatgggacttgggcgtatgcccgaaaatgaattccgacgtcccaagccttagaaataaatttttgaaagaaattattttgctgaaatgtttatgaattaaagaaaagaaataatgTTTGAACTCATTGGTATCGgaaccgtattttggttccggaacccGGTACAGATTCAATATGATAATTATGatatgtctgtaaaatttggtaagaaacgaaaatCGTTTaacgtgattcggacccgtagttgtgaaatttgatactttggaagttttggaatttttctttgattttaatgctaaattcgttgtttaagatgttaatttggtgatttgatcgcatgagcaagtcagtataatatttttagacttacgtgcatgtttggtttagagccccgagggctcgggtgagtttcggataggccacgGGATGTTTTACACTTGAAATTCTCtattgtttttgttgttgctgGTGTGCCTAGGATTAGTGCTATGCGTCGCATAGCACctttcgcgatcgcatagtgtaaagTTCTGGGGGTCACCAgttgttctatgcgaacgcatAGATTCCCTCGCGAACACACTGGGTTAAACTGGGCCTAGGGGAGGGGAGCCCAAATACCCTATGCGAACGCATccccttctacgcgatcgcgaaagcCGATTAGGCCtgaccctatgcgaacgcggacAGACCCATGCAAACGCATAGAAGGTCTGCCCAGTTATATTCCAACATTTTAAAACACGGACAAAACCATTTCTTTCACTATTTTTCGAAGACCACAGCCCTTAGGACGATTTTTTCCACCAAAGTTCATTcccaaagtgttggtaatcaattctaaactttgctctttcaattacccaatgtttttcatcatttttaaatcaaaaatcaagtgttttcatggtgaaaattaggaatttaggtagagttagggatttttgaataattgagatttagaccttgttttggggtggaatttcgaaacaaattgcatatttgggctcgcgGGTGAATGGGTAAACATAATTTGGTTCGAACAccgagtttggaccaagcggacCCAGGGTCGGGTTTTAActtttttttgagaaaatttaggaaaaatTATCATTTTCAGTAAATATAGttcttttagcattaattaatgatattaagttaattatggttAGATTCGAGTGTATTGGAGGCGGATTCTAAAGGAAAAACAGTGTTCAAAGCTTGAGTTGGccatggaagtttgaggtaagtgtttggtctaaccttagcttgagggattaggagttgtgtcttattttctatgtgttaattgtagagtacgacgtataggtatggtgacgagtatctatacgtcggtgtcaagcatgcacgtgagtcttgtattgtaattggtGTAACTTCGTTATGGTTTATttgtgcttcatatgaggattatcattattgttctcttgtcgggatgttgttgtcatattattgttctcttgccgggatgttgttgtcatattattgttcccttgtcgggatgttgttgtcatattattgttcccttgtcgggatgttgttgtcatattattgttcccttgccgggatgttgttatattattgttcccttgccggtattcttttatgattggtgttgataaatgaaaagggagcgggttgcacgcctaaaacggtactatatgaaatgggagcggcttgcacgcctgcaactgtactatatgaaataggagcgggttgccgCCCAACAttagttgtaattatctgcttttatttccgttgtatatgatttaactccacatgtttatttggtagtctggtcctagcctcgtcactacttctccgagattaggctaggcatttaccagcatatgtggtcggttgtgctgatactacactctgcattgtgtgcagatactgataacGAAGCGTTTGGACGGCAGTGAGGGTGCtatcttcagtccattcaggcgactcGAGGTAGTtctgcagacgtccgcgggccttggcgtctcctcttATCATTTCTCTttatgtttttacttattcaaagACAAATTTATGTATttccattcagaccttatttgtagcattcttagatagtccgtgacttgtgacaacaaattctgggtagtattgtacttcagattatgtagcagtgtttggttgaattattaagtttcGACGCATTTccgattatttaatttattccgttgtttaatcacttattattttaaattgttgaacatgtttaataaaaagggtaatgattttataatattcggcttgcctagcttccacgagtaggcgccatcacgactcccgagggtgggaaattcgggtcgtgacaagctgGTATCAAAGCTCTCGGTTACATAGGTCTCaaaattcacgaacaagcttagtagagtatgagggatcggtacggagacgtctgtatttatctcccagaggctacagagttaggaaaaaattAACATCTATTCTTTTATGTCGTGcggtttgatttctcaatgctaattgaatttccactctattctttcgcagatggcgagaacatgcacTTCCTCGTCCACTGATCAACAGCCCGAGTCCCCAGCAGTAGCtaccacgaggggcagaggccgaggccgtgctagaggccgaggtaggggcagagctcagcccagatcaacagcaccagtggcggagcctcaggttgagtttgatgatgaggttctggcccaaGCAGTTCCAGTGgtcccagctcaggtcccagaggggttcattgctactccttcccgctggactgaaggcagcaaccactctaaggtccaaaagctctggtaccgaaatctgcacacagtgcagagtgtagtatcagcacaaccgaccccatgtgctggtaagtgtcgcgcctaaccttggcgaagtagtaacgagtctaggacaagactaccaaataaatctgtgcagttaaaACATATACGGCAAGTAATAATAACAGGAACTAGCAGgcaaagatgggaaggggaacatgttgcgggggaatatcaagtaccaacagtaactccggagaaaagcataaagaacatttTAAAGTTCCAtcagtaagaataaggaaaacgTAACAAATCAATATCCACTGTTATTCTTTATTGCTGCGGCGCGCAAACCGATCCAAATTATATAACACTATttcggcgtgcaactcgatccaaatcatatatcactgttgcggcgtttaacccgatccaatcatatatcactattgcgatgtgcaacccgatccaatcatatctcactgttgcggcatgcaacccgacccctcatttcctcccttattactccatgttgcggaatgcaacccgatcccatataatattgttgcgtcgtgcaacccgatcccaataaacaattcaacaccaatcacaaaagaattccggcaagggaacaataaggaaaaacaatatcccggcaagggaatcaccaatgagaataaacacatcccagcaaagaaaccaacagtaataattaaatatgtcccgacaagggaatcagctataaccaaacttgtaccaacatttaacttcacaaatgaaaccTCAACTGGAACCAATACTCAACTATAAACAATTACCACGAGAATaatctgtgatgacccaaaaggtcatcacttgatttatgaGTAAATGatgttccgaggccttagaaGCCTCCTTTTTTCCTCACATTGAGTTGCGTGCGCGGTCCGAGCGTATATCCGGaatgcttttatgtggaaatgtgatggaaatgttaatttggcctttaaaatttaattttagttgacttcggtcaacattttaggcaAACGGACTCGGATCTGCGTTCCGACAATCCCGGGAGGTccacagtaaaatatgggacttgggcgtatgcccgaaaatgaattccgaCGTCCCAAACcttagaaataaatttttgaaagaaattgttttgttgaAATGTTTatgaattaaagaaaagaaataatgTTTGAAATCAttggtatcgggaccgtattttggttccggagcccggtacaggttcaatatgataATTATGatatgtctgtaaaatttggtaagaaacggaaatCGTTTAACGTGATTcagacccgtagttgtgaaatttgatactttggaagttttggaatttttctttgattttaatgctaaattcgttgtttaagatgttaatttggtgatttgatcgcatgagcaagtcagtataatatttttagacttacgtgcatgtttggtttagagccccg
This region includes:
- the LOC138875154 gene encoding uncharacterized protein, producing MYSGHLSQQLWFCAVISIDDTHVYGKYDIKLLIAVAVDANRQIFPLAFAICANEIQETWTLFLNHLKEHVVIQYSGICLISDWHVGILSSVQHLPEWQEPYAYHCYCVKHLKANFQKAHRNKD